The Muribaculum intestinale genome includes the window GGCTGCTGCGGCTCCGAGTAGTGGATTGTGGAGACGCGCATATCCGAGATTGAGTATGGCTCCGTAGCATGCGATACATGACAGGATTATGGAGGGCGAAGAGAACTGAATGGGGAATATGAGGGCGATAAACAGGATTATGAGTCCTGTAAGGATTTTACGTATAATTCCGTTGTTGTCTTCGGTATAGAAACGGAAATAGAGCATGCCGTTGACTGTGGCTGCAATCAATGGTATAAGCCCTTTCATGTAATTGCCTGACGGAATGTTGGCGATTACTTCAGTACCGATTGAAAGGAATGCGAAATTATTGAGCAACACAGCCCCTATGAGCGCTATGAAGAGCCGGCGGTTGTCAATGTTGCGGTTCAGTACCAGAGCGAGTGGCAGAGAGAAGAGAATGAAATATAGTATCCCGAATATCAATAGCGGGAAACCGGATGACATCGTGGCGTGCAATGCTATAGTGGCTACAATCCATGTCAGCGGAGTCGAGGCCGCCGACAGTTCCCACCAGTTGCGTCTGATGCTGATTATAAACATAGCAATGTCAAGTATGAGCACATATGACAGCAGGATTGTAACGCTACTGTCGGGATTGCTGGCGATAAACGGAGCTATGAATCCACCTATTATTGCTGTCATGGCAAGCTCGCGGCGGTCGAAAACGAGTGAAATCGTTATCATGGCCGCGGTAAGGGCCACCAGCGAGCACATTGTAGCCAAAGGATTGATTAGTGCGTATATGTTGTGGGCAATGGCGATTGTCACGAAGCATACCGCGAATCCACCTCCGGCGAGAACTGACGAGAAATTGCGGTATGAATCACGCAGCCGGTATGCTATGCCCCAGAGACCGAGGCCCGTGGCCATGCCGAGAAGAGCGCGGGCGACTTCGTTAATCCAGTTGTTGTCAATAGCATATTTTACAAAGAATCCGACGCCGATAATCAATACCAGGATTCCTATCTTGCTGAACAGGTTTACCCCGATTTGACGTTCGATATTGTGGCGTCGCGTGTATGGTTCGATATCCTTGGACTCAGGAGATATGGATGGCTCTGTAATGGCGGCCGGGATAGGGGGAATATTTGCAGGGAGAGTATGGTATTCCTCTTCTTCAGGCTCATCCGGGTAATATAGTTCCATGGATTCTTCGCGGATAGAATGTTCCGGAATGTCGGGTATGACCGATGCATCAGCCGTGTTTTCGTCTGCACGTACGTCCGGTTCATTGCATGGTGTAGTGGATGTCTCTGTTTCCTGACGCGAATTGTTGAAGAGGAACAACTCGATATTATAAAGTCTATTTTCAAAAGCCTTAAACCGGCTGAGTAGCATCATGAGAAGCCATATCGCAATGATGATGCCAATGGATATCAATAATGTGAAAAGACTGGAACCTTCCATATGCGCGAGGAATTGAGGTGATGATAATTGTCGTGATAATCACAAAGATATGCAAAACTATCATATTATGCAAGCTGTAGAGTGAATTGGATAATACTGATTTGCGATAATTGAACCAACGCTCGGCATGAGGGGTTATTCATAGTATACGGCAGGGCTTGTTCCGGCGTTTTTTGATTATTTGATTTATAGGTGTAATGCGTTGCAAATAAAGCGTATATTCCTATGACGAATATAAATTATTCCGGTTTCTGCACCCTGTTAATGCTTTTTTACTTAATTTTGTATTTCCCGGAGAGGTGATATCTCTTTCAAGAACTGTAGGAAAATGAAAAAGATAGCGA containing:
- a CDS encoding DUF2339 domain-containing protein; the protein is MEGSSLFTLLISIGIIIAIWLLMMLLSRFKAFENRLYNIELFLFNNSRQETETSTTPCNEPDVRADENTADASVIPDIPEHSIREESMELYYPDEPEEEEYHTLPANIPPIPAAITEPSISPESKDIEPYTRRHNIERQIGVNLFSKIGILVLIIGVGFFVKYAIDNNWINEVARALLGMATGLGLWGIAYRLRDSYRNFSSVLAGGGFAVCFVTIAIAHNIYALINPLATMCSLVALTAAMITISLVFDRRELAMTAIIGGFIAPFIASNPDSSVTILLSYVLILDIAMFIISIRRNWWELSAASTPLTWIVATIALHATMSSGFPLLIFGILYFILFSLPLALVLNRNIDNRRLFIALIGAVLLNNFAFLSIGTEVIANIPSGNYMKGLIPLIAATVNGMLYFRFYTEDNNGIIRKILTGLIILFIALIFPIQFSSPSIILSCIACYGAILNLGYARLHNPLLGAAAAVIAVIIIFATLTPFIEFSGLNRCTPGGRATTELICAIAFAASAWTINRYKMAYATRFAIFYTILIWVAGLLALSGMDTLYNIGLDTTTSSRALMVSGFIIMLILSLTTSRGGNSGWLFPGIGAIWFAYAPFAVPDENQIIADILLWTGAAVYIALATVEAIKAFRHKLVGPINMPEYTVYFNISAIIFAIAATEYMLRQFGLPHLYSAGLSVALTLCGATQLIIGMRVHTRLMRIIGLCVMGIVLMKLTIYDLWVLPTIGRIIVFILLGIVLLVISFLYQKLRAAIFSDN